The Solea senegalensis isolate Sse05_10M unplaced genomic scaffold, IFAPA_SoseM_1 scf7180000013074, whole genome shotgun sequence genome contains a region encoding:
- the LOC122760154 gene encoding DDB1- and CUL4-associated factor 6-like: LRQPPVKRLRLRGDWSDTGPRARPESERERDGEQSPNVSLMQRMSDMLSRWFEEASEAQSSRGTRPQARPRGTAIRPEVVSNPPAAPAGASSQESSAPERPVGTDTPEEPAAATSTAAATATATAATATAAPAMPKSTSSSSGSSSSTVTAPPPSTSSSVETSAPSSSSLTSSPDSEQRSRTDASRTHAPPTSVSASTSEPALSEYGPHRLPISLVCRRLQRLLRLADPPGQGPRAAAASSSSSSSSFSSSSSSSAAPTRQSQRDTAAAAETPPRTGGAETAGSLPAPAPAPAPAPAPTSSSSSSSFSGTSRPSTAEPVLSLHYSSEGTTTSTIKLDFTDEWSSTSGPMSGAAHKSSEAAAVQSRESLPTESQGPSEAQKQPGLSTASTEPTCSASSSAAPAAAAAAESSSQGDGASSLPQRSQPEGAEDTSGGCRRTEPAVPSVWEGQSQPARANQDSDDSDDDPILIPSARLRGQGQRFNTRGSAVGDRMIRRSAAARIQELFRRRKERREMEESETQNIRRPSVKMVYKGHRNSRTMIKESCFWGNNFVMSGSDCGHIFIWDRHTAEHLMLLEADNHVVNCLQPHPYDPILASSGIDYDIKIWSPLEESPSFNRVLANEVITRNELMLEETRNTITVPASFMLRMLASLNHIRSDRLEGDRSEGSGQENEDEH, encoded by the exons CTGAGGCAGCCTCCAGTGAAGCGTCTCCGACTACGCGGCGATTGGTCCGACACTGGACCCAGAGCTCGCCccgagagcgagagggagagagacg GAGAACAGAGTCCAAACGTGTCTCTGATGCAGAGGATGTCGGACATGTTGTCTCGCTGGTTTGAGGAGGCCAGCGAggctcagagcagcagaggaacacGACCACAGGCGCGACCCAGAG GAACTGCCATCCGCCCAGAGGTTGTGTCAAATCCACCGGCTGCTCCTGCAGGAGCCTCCAGTCAGGAGTCCAGCGCCCCCGAGAGGCCTGTAGGGACAGACACTCCAGAGGAACCTGCGGCTGCCACCTCCACAGCTGCTGCCACAGCTACTGCCACCGCTGCCACCGCCACCGCTGCCCCCGCGATGCCCAagtccacttcctcctcctcagggtCGTCGTCGTCAACAGTCACAgcacctcctccctccacctcgTCATCAGTGGAGACTTCCGCTCCGTCCTCCTCGTCCCTCACCTCCTCCCCGGACTCGGAGCAGAGGAGTCGGACGGACGCGAGTAGGACTCACGCGCCTCCAACGTCCGTGTCTGCGTCCACCTCAGAACCTGCACTCTCAG AGTACGGTCCTCACCGGCTTCCCATAAGTTTAGTGTGTAGGCGTTTGCAGAGGTTACTTCGGCTGGCCGACCCTCCAGGACAGGGTCCGCGAGCAGccgctgcttcttcttcttcttcttcctcctccttctcttcatcctcctcatcctctgcaGCCCCTACGAGACAGTCGCAAAGAGACACTGCTGCCGCTGCGGAGACGCCCCCTCGTACAG GAGGAGCAGAAACCGCAGGTTCACTCCCCGCTCCTGCACCAGCTCCTGCACCAGCTCCTGCAccaacttcctcctcctcctcctcctccttcagcgGCACCAGTCGACCCAGTACCGCAGAGCCGGTCCTCAGCCTCCACTACAGCTCGGAGGgaaccaccaccagcaccatcaaGCTGGACTTCACCGATGAGTG GAGCAGCACGTCGGGCCCGATGAGCGGCGCAGCTCACAAATCCTCCGAGGCAGCGGCCGTTCAGAGCAGAGAGAGTCTGCCGACGGAGAGCCAGG gTCCCTCAGAGGCTCAGAAGCAGCCGGGTTTGTCGACCGCTTCGACAGAACCCACATGCTCCGCCTCCAGCTCGGCGgctccagcagcagcggcggcggcagagaGCTCATCCCAGGGGGACGGCGCGTCCTCGCTGCCGCAGAGGAGCCAGCCGGAGGGTGCAGAGGACACGTCGGGAGGCTGCAGGAGGACGGAGCCTGCCGTGCCCTCAGTGTGGGAGGGTCAGAGTCAGCCCGCACGAGCCAACCAGGACTCAGACGACAGCGACGACGACCCCATCCTCATCCCGTCGGCAAGGCTGCGAGGACAGGGACAGAG ATTTAACACCAGAGGATCTGCAGTAGGAGATAGGATGATCAG ACGCTCGGCAGCCGCTCGTATCCAGGAGCTGTTTCgcaggaggaaagagaggagggagatggaggagagcgAGACCCAGAATATCAGGAGACCCTCGGTCAAGATGGTCTACAAGGGCCACCGTAACTCCAGGACGATG atAAAGGAGTCGTGTTTCTGGGGCAACAACTTTGTGATGAGTGGCTCGGACTGCGGCCACATCTTCATCTGGGACAGACACACAGCGGAGCACCTCATGCTGCTGGAGGCCGACAACCACGTGGTCAACTGTCTGCAGCCGCACCCCTACGACCCCA ttctgGCTTCTTCAGGAATCGACTACGATATCAAGATTTGGTCGCCGCTGGAGGAGTCGCCGTCTTTCAACAGAGTCCTGGCTAATGAG GTAATAACTCGAAATGAGCTGATGCTCgaagaaacaagaaacacaatcaCGGTCCCGGCCTCCTTCATGCTGCGAATGTTGGCCTCGCTCAACCACATCAGATCAG ATCGACTGGAGGGCGATCGCTCTGAAGGCTCAGGGCAGGAGAACGAGGACGAACACTAG